The stretch of DNA TGGAGCATACATGaatgaaacaaacaatcaaagtTCGTCGGTGTACTCGGGATCTGCACAAGTAACAACATAAAAACCATTAGGTTCAGTATAACAGcactgctagctagctggaGGAATGTGAGGAATGGAATGAGTAGCCCAATTAGCATTCCGATACGGATGAATTTACCATCTACAATTTGTTTCTATTGTTACATATCTGCACACTATACAAAGATATTTACAATAAAAACCAAAATAATCAATACATTCAAACGCTGTCAAATTAAACAATACATTTGAAGCATGGAAAGTTCCCAGCGAACTTTACAGCTAACCacagtatgtatatgtacaGAACCTCGTGGTCAggtgaaaaatataaataatcgcTCTGCCAATTGATAAAATGATACCAGAACCATCACAACAAATATTAACATATCAAATACATAGTATAATACATCGAAAATCATTACATTTTCTCATATTAAAGTTCATGATGGGCATTTTGCATAGTGGACCTACCTCAGACAGGCATAACTCTTCTGTCTGGTTATGGCAACAGCACACGAATATAacttgcagacctgcagtacatcacatccccaaaggtggcttcaaaacactaacactaactaaACACGCTTAATTATGGCGAAATCACACTCTTATCTATTTACATTTCTAACCCCGTTACACTCTGTTCATCTGGGTACCCGTGTCCTCCATCTTTGTGTGCCGTGTGCAGCgcttgtgtctggtgtgtgtgtgtgtgtgtgtgtgtgtgtgtgtgagtgtgtgtgtgtgtgtgtgtgtgagtgagtgtgtgtgtgtgtctgtgtgagtgtgtagctgtgtgtgtgtagctgtgtgtgtgtgtctttgtgtgtctttgtgtgccgtGTGCAGCGCTTGATtactcccccctcctctggacGCCGTGAGTCAGGTTCCACTCTGTGACACAGTCTGTCTGCTGTTTTGCTATAAACAGGGTGAACGTACTGGGCTATGCCTAAAACATTTGGGGCTATAGTCCTGAGCGATGGGACCTAACCACGCCACTGATTGGTCGACTCAATCCTGTGCAAAAGCGCAGATCGAGGCATGAACAGGCAGCAGAGGAATGCAGCAATGTGGAAGGTTAAAGGACAGGACTTAATTAGTCTTAATGCAGGACGCTTGTGCCAATCAGTTGAGCTTGTGTGGCTAAGCATCAAGGGGATTGTAGTCCTAGGTTTAAAGGACTACAACTAAAAGGCCAGTGTCCACAAATGGGATGTGAGTGGTAAGTAATATGACAGTGTTAGAAAAAGGTtgtttgtggttgatgcagcaatctgtctttatttgttttgtggttgatgcagtaATCTGTCTTTATTCTAGTAGAGTGTggtaacgaagcacgtggaacatactccggattcagcagtgcagatctgaaccacaagcatctccTGCTGCTTGAGATGGTTCTTCTATGATtagttgcagtcactcacacctcagtttgcttcctgacctcAGGTGTCTGAggaaatccagtgtggggacctttcctttgttaccatgataagatgaCCTACTTTTGGTGGTCCTTTCTTACAACAGACGGGTAGTTCATATGTTTGCGTCTAATGGGATTTTTATGTTCCCTAATTCTTTGCTTAAGTGGGCGACTAGTTTACCCAACATAGATTTGATTAGATGGGTATTTCAACATGTAGACCATATTttctgtattttattttcaaatacTCATCATCATGATACAGATTTGTAATTTCCCTTGTTAAGCCGTGAACAGCTGTCAAATACTATCAAATATGGATATCAATATGTAGAGTgaaggtttgtttgtgttgttgccttggaaatatattttagtatttttaaaaatacaaaatactgtagTTTATTTTGATAAACCATGACTGGTCATTATTGCTGTATTTTGTATGTTATTTTGATACAAACGACTTAATTTGTAAATGTAGCTTAAATCAAAATACATTCCTGTTTATaactgtgctgatgtgtgtgtgcgtgtgtgtgtgtgtgtgtatgcatatgtttgtgtgtgtgtgtgtgtgcgtgtgtgtgtgtgtgtttgtgtgtgtgtgtgtgtgtgcgtgtgtgtgtgtgtgctagaggtGAGCTGCTACATTGTGAACCTGGAGTACGTGAAGTGTACATGGAACCAGCCCAAAGCTCCTGTGCTCAACTACACCTTCTTCGCAGGGTAAGAGATAGCActggtccacacacacgcacccacatgcacacacatgcacacacacacacacagacacacacacacacatgcacacacacagacgcacgcacacatggacgcacacacacacacacggacgcacgcacacacacacacatgcacacacggacgcacgcacacatagacacggacgtatgcacacacacatacacacacatgcaagtggagtgtgtgcatgcgtctaACTAGCGGGCAGCGCAGCACAACACAGCGTCTTTTACACACTTTATGGAGAAATGTTGCATAGATGTAAAATGAGTTACACATAACATGCttcacacctctgtgtgtgtgtggtctcgtTTCTATATTAAAAGCACTTTCAGACAGGATGTGAAGTTCTTATTTGTGGCAGATGCATATCtatatgcttctgtgtgtgtacatatttgcatatgtgtgcatgcacgtgtgtgtatagatcaatgtgtgttgaatgtgtgactgtatgtgtatatgtgtgtttgtgtgtaggcgATGGAGATATCTATGGTAGTGATggtgactatatgtgtgtgtaattgtgtgtgtgtgtgtaggttctgGATAAGTATGAAGATATCTATGGtcgtgatggtgatgatatgtgtgtgtttaattgtctgtgtgtgtgtgtgtgtgtaagttctGGATAAGTATGAAGATATCTATGGTCGTGATGGggatgatatgtgtgtgtttaattgtgtgtgtgtgtgtgtgttagttctgGATAAGTATGAAGATATCTATGgtcgtgatgatgatgatgatgtgtgtgtgtgtgtgtgtcagctggagAGAGTCCCTGACCCCGAGTGTGCCTGAGTGTCCCCGGTACCTGCTGGATGAGGAGGGTGTGTCAGTGGGCTGCAGATACCCCTACAGTGAGCCTGATCGTTTCAGGACATTCTGCACCTCACTGATGGGGCCAGGGGGACTCTCAGTCAACCAAAGCCACTCTCTCACCAATaaaggtacaacacacacacacacacacacacacacacacacacacgagtaggAATATAACAGTATATAACACATTTGTTTCAAAATCAGTTCTGGTCAGTTGTACTCTTTGTTTCTGCCCATAAGCATAAATAGAATGGTCAATACAATGGTAAGTGAACTGGAAACCACAACTTCCCTCTggtccctaacacacacacactttccgtCTGCAGTGAAACTGAATCCCCCGGTCGGCCTGCGGCTGCAGAGGAAGGGACGTGTTCTGGAGCTAACCTGGGAGGTCAAAGCTGGCTACAAGCGCGTGCACTGCATCCAGAGCAGGGTCCAGTATGCCCTCAACGATAATTGGCAGGTAACAGAGACAGTAGAGGATGGAGCTTCTGATTTGACTTGAAttactccactcactccacaagGGGGCGGCGTCTGTGGAGCAGGTGCACCACTGGGGTCTGGCACAGAGCTAGGGCTGTGTGCAAACACCAAAGGCTTTTGAGTgcaaacactgaatggacagctagaggaccgtgaggagcagtTGCTGGTTTAGACGAAGTGTGTGGGTTTACAATCACAGACCTCACCTTTAATGTCTTTGGGTTTACAATCACAGACCGCACCTTTAATGCCTTTGGGTTTACAATCACAGACCTCACCTTTAATGCCTTTGGGTTTACAATCACAGACCTCACCTTTAATGCATTTGGGTTTACAATCACAGACCTCACCTTTAATGCATTTGGGTTTACAATCACAGACCTCACCTTTAATGCCTTTGCTATCTTTGCGGTtagatttatgtgtgtgtgcattacaaTGCACTTAGCAGTTTACACTACACCAGTGTGAGATGGGATTGTTCCTGAGCCAACTAATATATAACAACTAGACATACTAATGTCAGTAGAGTTCAGCATATTACCACAGAAGATGATCCGTGTAGATGGGTACATTCATATGGAAGgtttgagaggggggggggggtcactgtaGATTGGTACAACCATAGACAGACCGATAAGAAGACAATATCCTTGAGTAAGCACCTTCATCTTTTctgacagacagatacaaagacagacacacagacagatacaaagacagacacacagacagatacaaagacagacacaaaaacagacacaaaaacagacacaaaatcatacacaaaaacagatacaaaaacagacacaaaaacaggcaCATAGAGAAATGCATAACCATCATcgtcatcttctctctctgaagAATGCCAACGAGCTGGTTCCTGGATCAATGGAGTTCTTCGTGGCGTCCCCCTCCAATAACAGTCAGTACAAGTTACGGGCGCAGGCGCGCATTTCCTCAAACTGTGGTGAATCAGAGTGGAGCGAGTGGAGCCCCCTAGTGGTATGGGGGAACCGCACAGGTGAGGCTGCAGCTTCCTGCTCTTCCCCTCCGTACCTCCCTCTCCACTTGCCACCTGCTTTGGTTTTTCATTCCCCTAATTCTTTTCATTTGCTTTATTCTCTTTATTTATCCTGACAGAGGGGTTTAGATCTTGCTTTTGTGCTATTTAAATGCACTTTACCTTCTTccatgttcttttatctgctcatttgtgtgtgtgaaagtgtgcacAATTCATGCTACATAGATAGACTTGCCTTGCCTGTCCTATCATTCTCCCTCTCATCAGTCTATGTTCTGTCACGGTACCGTTAGAATATTCTATGTCAATGGAATGTGACATGTGAAGTTGCTAGAGGAAAAATACATAGACACTTGGGGACCTaagatgtgtgtaatgtgtgtacgtttgtgctGATCTGACAAGCGAGTGTGTTCCTTTGCATCAGATGACAGCTTGtgatttgtctctttctctctgtctcaaatcCTGGTTGATCAGACGCCGCGCTCCATCTGCGGTCTGGTTGATCAGACGCTCCATCTGCTCTATTGATCACGCTCTATTGATCACGCTCTATTGATCACGCTCTATCTGCTCTATTGATCACGCTCTATCTGCTCTATTGATCACGCTCTATTGATCACGCTCTATTGATCACGCTCTATTGATCAGACGCTCTACCTGCTGTCTGGTTGATCAGACGCTCTATCTGCTGTCTGGTTGATCAGACGCTCTACCTGCTGTCTGGTTGATCAGACGCTCTACCTGCTGTCTGGTTGATCAGACGCTCTATTTGCTGTGACAGGGATGtgtaatctgtctctctctctctctctctgtctcctcagacaCCATGTGACAGGGatgtgtaatctctctctctgtctctctctgtctcactctctctctctctctgtctcactctctctctctgtctcctcagacaCCATGTGACAGGGatgtgtaatctctctctctctgtctctctctgtctcactctctctctctctctgtctcactctctctctctgtctcctcagacaCCATGTGACAGGGa from Clupea harengus chromosome 8, Ch_v2.0.2, whole genome shotgun sequence encodes:
- the il2rga gene encoding interleukin 2 receptor, gamma a, whose translation is MMLPLLPLLLLSWSVCESASLPEVSCYIVNLEYVKCTWNQPKAPVLNYTFFAGWRESLTPSVPECPRYLLDEEGVSVGCRYPYSEPDRFRTFCTSLMGPGGLSVNQSHSLTNKVKLNPPVGLRLQRKGRVLELTWEVKAGYKRVHCIQSRVQYALNDNWQNANELVPGSMEFFVASPSNNSQYKLRAQARISSNCGESEWSEWSPLVVWGNRTDTSRAPPAVAVSGMSLVLYVCLAAVVLILLSCLLVHSERLRITLIPMVPNPGKNLTELIDTYNGNVEKWLCISKELQEGFKPTFTERTYPVREYQLLAQTSVESDSGVSLSDSPSPSLCSYSSTSTLPCSPDPSPNGSC